GTTAAAAGTAAGAACTTCTTTTTTTCGAGTTTAAGCTCATTCCAAAATTTTGGTTTAGAAAGCTTATTTCTAAAATTCATTAACGTATCTATCATAGTATTTCCAACAAAAAAAATATTTTTTGCTGCTACGCCTTGTACATTTAAATTATTGCTAGCGGTTAAAGTTGTAGTAAAAAAGTAATCCGTAATACTATCTGTAACTAATCGATTAATTTCTTCAGGCATTGATAAATCATTAGATCGTATACCAGCCTCAATATGCGCAACTTTACATAATGCTTTTTTAGCGACAATGGCACATGCCATAGTAGAAGTCACATCACCAACTACAATACAAATGTTAGGAACAAATGTGGTAGACAATAACTTTTCGTAACCAAGCATAATTGCTCCTGTTTGTTCAGCTTGCGTTCCTCCTCCAGCATTTAAATTTATTTGGGGTTTAGGAATATTTAATTGAGTAAAAAAATTTTCACTCATATTTTTATCATAATGTTGCCCCGTATGTATTAACCTATATTTTATAATATAACCTTTTTTATTCCTTTCATTAATCGCATGAATAACAGCAGCTATTTTAATAAAATTGGGTCTTGCCCCAGCAATAATATCTAATATCATTTACTCCTATTTTTAATATTAAAAAGACTATTTATAATTGTTTGTTTTATAAACCCTGCTCTAAATCGATTGACCTGCCTCTCTTTTATCTGTTTATAAAAAAAAGAACTATTGCTATATAATATATTTTTATATTTTTTATTTATAGAATGAAACAGCACTTCCTTACCATAATTTAAATAAGATGAGTTATGTAGCCCAGCTAATTCTATATAATTTTCAATCAATTTCCATGAGATAATTCTATGTAAAACCTTATATTCTGAATTACCTTTACTTTTTGAATTAGGAGTTGCTCTATAATATACAATTGTATTTTCACAAAAAGATATTTTTTTTGAATTTAATATAACACGAGTAAAAAATTCACCATCTTGATTCACGTTTAAAAATTCATTCCATAAACCTGATTTTATAAGTATAGCTCTAGAAACAAGATAGCAATGGGCTACCAAAAATGATTTAGAAACACCAAAATCCTCAAAGATTAAGTTAGAATCTTCATAATCTCTATAAAAAGTATAATCTCTAATAACATCGTCTTCATTAACATCAGTCACAAACTTTTTCCATCGACAAATAGCTATTGTGTTATCATCCTGTCCTAAATTTAAAATTTGTTCGCTAATTTTATTTGCTGATATTAAATCATCACTATCTAAAAAATTAATATACTCCCCTTTTGAAAGTAAGAATCCATAATTACGTGCCCCGTTTCCCCCTGGTTTATGAAAATCTGGACGTTTATGAACCTGAAATCTACTGTCTTTTTTTATATAATTTAATACAATATCCATTGTGTCATCAGTACTACCATCATCAACAATTATACATTCCCAGTTTTCATAAGTCTGTCTTCTAACACTTTCTAATGTTTCTAGTATTAAATCTTCTCGATTATATGTTGGAATTATTATACTAACCAAGGGTTGACTGTTCATTATTTATCTTAATTTATATATTATTTATCTTTAACAACAACTAGTTTAAGCATAATTTTTTTATATTTACATTATTTTGGCCTATTGAAATGTAAAAAACACATAACCTTTGATTCCTTCATTTAATACAAAATCTAATTTATTATTAATTATGTCGTAACTTGTTGTTAAATATAAAAAGACACTAAATACTAGTGCTGTTCTACTCTATCAGGCAACAAGTAATTTTAAGTTTTTTGTTATAGCATAAAAATTATTAAACAATAAAGTCTAACTATTACAACTCATTATATTTGTTATAAAATTTGATGAATTATAGTTTATCCTCATCTTGTTATATATGTTAATATTGTGTTGCATTTCTATATCTGTCAAACCAATGTTATTTTTTAATATGTCGGTTTTTAAAATATATACAGAACTAATAATCGCTCCTTCATTAATTAACCATTTAAAAGTTGGACTTTTAGGGTTTAAATATATTTTACATCCTGACATAATTGCTGTAAATATATTTCCTAAAGCATGTTGTCTATAACTATTTATAACCAATGCACTTGCCGTACTGTATATCATATTAAACTCATCTAACTCTAAAAAGTCTTTTTGCCAAATAAGATTCTTTATTTTCCCCCCTTCCTTTTCAACCTGTTTTGTATACCCGTTTTCAGGACCATAATTATAAAATAAAAATATTTCAGGGTTTGTTCCTTTAATAATATCAAATATCTCTAAATGATTATTCCAGAGATGTTTACTATTTCCAACAATTATAGTTCCTTTTTTACTTTTTATGTTAACTGGAAAAGGATATAAAGGGAGCTGTATATATTTAGGCAAATAAAAAAATGTATTCAATTCGTTGTACTCTTCTTCAGAAAACAGAAATACAGAATTTAATTTTTTATATAAATCAACTTGCTCTTGCTCATTATACCTAAAATCTAATTTTAACACTCTTTTTAATTTTGATTTAAGATATTTCTTTACATCATTATCTTTGACAAAAATGGGAAAACGGTATTTTATAGATTTACTATGTAAGTAACGATGAAGGTTGCGTTGATATAATTCATAACCGAATAAACGTAAGTAAAATTTATTTTCAGGAGAAGCCATACTCACTATTTGAGTTTTTATTTTACAAAACTCATTTAAAACAACTGCATCAAAATCAGTTATGTCTTTTAAGATTGAATTAACCGCAACTTCAGGAGAATAAATTAAATAATTAATATTAAGTTTATCGAGTTTATTTTTTATTAGATAATTTTCAGTGCCTACATATATAATTGAATTGTCTACCCTATCATCTACATATGATAATGTATCAAAAAAAAATTTGGGATCCGTGTGAATATGAAGAATTTTAAACATTATTTTATCAAAATTTTAGCAGGAATTCCTATAGCAACACAATTATCAGGAATATCTTTAGTAACAACAGCACCAGCTCCTATTGTAACATTTTTGCCAATTTTAATATTTGGTAAAACCACAGCACTTGTGCCAATAAATGAATTTGAACCTACAACACAATTACCTGAAATAGAAACACTTGGGCAAACCTCAACAAAATCTCCAATAATCACATCATGCCCAATTGATGTCAATTGATTTACAAGAACTCCAATTCCAAGTTTAACGCTATTTGTAATCACAACTTTTTGCATAATATTACACCCTTCGCAAATTTCAACATCAAAACTTCCAATAGAAGCAGTATTAGCAACAATAGTGCTAAATGTTCCTCCTATTTTTTTAAATTTTATAGCTAATTCATTACGTAAATTTGGATTCCCAATTCCTATTGTAAACCTTGTATCAATAGTTTTAAAATAATTCTCTGCTTCTGATAGATTTTTTAAAACCGGAAATCTATTAAACAAAATATTTCCAACATCTTTATTTACATCATCATAAAACACCAAGTTATGTAAATCATTATTTTGGTGACATACTTCTAAAACTTCTTTTGCAAATCCTTTTGCACCTACTATTAACATTTTTTAATTATTTTGTATTCGTAATAATAATCTACAAATCATTTTAACCTCTTCTTCTGTCAGCTCATAAAATAAAGGTAAACATAATACGCGTTTAGCAATTGCATCAGTTTCAGGCATTACTACAGAATCAACATAAGGCAAGCTAGATGCCAATGAAGGATAAAAATAACGACGAGTAAAAATTTCGGAGGTATCTAACGCTTGTTTTACTTTAAGCAATAGTGACTCGCTTTCTAAAACCAATGCAAAATAAGCTCCGTTGTTTTGAGATGCTTTATGCCATAATGGCCTACGGGCTTTAAAACTTGTCAAATTTTGCTCGTAACAAGCAGTTAACATTAATCTTTTTTCAACAATTTGTTTTATATATTTTAGGTTGGCTAGCCCCATGGCTGCATGAAATTCAGAGTTTTTTCCATTAATCCCTAGTTGAGAAAAAGATTCAAAGCCCGCTATTCCAAAATTTCTAATTTTAGCCAATTTAGCTAACAAATTTGCATCTTTGGTAATTATTAAACCGCCTTCGGTACTATGAAATAATTTTGTAGCGTGCAAAGAACAGGTAGAAACATCTCCATATTCAAACACAGATTTTCCGTTTACTTCTACTCCAAAAGCATGAGCACCATCATAGATTACTTTTAAATTATGTTTTTTTGCAATAATAGCAATAGCTTCAACATCGCACGGATTTCCGTAAACATGTGTAGCTAAAATCGCTTGGGTTTTTGGTGTAATAGCGGCTTCAATTTTAGATGCATCAATATTTAAGCTTTTCGGATCTATATCAACAAAAACAGGAGTACATCCTTCCCAAACAATGGTACTGGTTGTGGCTACAAAAGAAAAAGGGGTTGTTATAACTTCTCCAGCAATATCTAATGCCTTTAAAGCCATTTGTATAGCAATGGTACCATTGGTAACAAAAAGTAAATGCTTTACTTTTAAATAATCTTTAAGTTCCATTTCTAACTGGCTTGCTAATGGTCCCATATTCGTTAACCATTGGCGCTGCCAAATCCCATTTAAATATTTTTGAAATTCTTCTTGAGGAGGAAGAAAAGGTTTAGTAACTGGAATCATAATTAAATTTCTTGAAGTTCAACCATTTTTTTAAACCGGACAGATGATTTAGCTAAATCATCGAAGCTTCCATATTCAACAACTTGTCCTTTATCTAATACATAAATTACATCTGCATTTTTTATAGTGGCTAATCGGTGCGCTATAGACACAAGGGTTAATTGTCCTTTAAGTTCATCAATACTTTTTTGTATTTCTTGTTCGGTTTCAGAATCTAATGCCGATGTTGCCTCGTCAAAAATCAATATTTGTACATCTTTAAACAATTCTCGAGCAATAGAAATTCGCTGACGTTGCCCACCAGATAAATTTATTCCGTTATTTCCTAATAAAGTTTCTTCCTTCTTTTTTAAGCTCCAAACAAAGTCAAAAATAGCAGCTCGTTTAAGGGCATCTTTAAAATTCTTTATGTTTTCTGGTGTTTTAGGTGCCCAAAATGTAACATTGTTATAAATGGTATCATTAAAAATAGTAGATTCCTGAGAAATATAGCCAATATATTTTTGATAAGTAAACGCATTATAATCTCGAATATCAACCCCGTCAATAGTAAACTCACCTTGTTCGCAAGGTAACAACTGCGTTAAAATATTAACCAAAGTTGTTTTACCACTTCCACTCTCTCCTACTAATGCTATAGATTGATTTTTAGGAATTTCAATTGTTACATTTTGTAAAACATTCACATCATCGTAGTTAAAAAAAATATTTTTTAACTGAATAGCAGTATTAAATCCATGAAACAGGTTGTTGGAAATGGCTTCAGAAGCACTGTCTAATTCTTTAAAAAAACTTTGAATATTATCAATTGCGCCTTGGTTTGCTATAGCATTGTTATAGTTATTTTGAACAGTAACGATAGAAGTTAAAGCTCTATAAAAAAACAATAAACTAATCAAAATATCAGAAATAGATGCACTAAACAATCTGATTTGCAACAAAATAACACAAACAACAATACCAATTAATAAAGGTTCTCTAAACGAACTTACTTTAGCATTTAAAACGCCCATAGCAATGTTTACTTGATGCATATCGGCAATTGCATTTTTAACGCGTTCTTTATAATCTTGTATTTTACCAGTAGCTTTTAAATATTTAAAATTATTTACATATTGTATTAAAGCATTTGCAAAACGATTGTTTATCGAAGAAATATCTTTAGATTTTTCTTTTGTTAATTTGTTAATGCGTTTAAATACAAAATCTGAAAAAACACCACCTAAGCAAACCAATAATGCAAATTGCCAATCAACCATAAACGAAAAAATCAGATAAATAGTTATCATGATAATTCCCTGAATCATTGAGATATAATTTGAAAAAGTTGCTGTTAAACGTGCAATTTCACTTAAAAAAATATTTTGAATTTTACCAATATCTGTTTTTACAAATTGCTTGTATTGAAAAGTGGAAAATTGTTCCACAATTTTTAAACGTATTTTTTCAGCTAACAAATGTTGAGACAATAGTTTATACACATTGGTTTTATAAACCACAAATCCTTTAACAAGAAAAACAAGTAATAAAAATACTAAAGCTTTAGAAATGGTTAGTTTTATATTGCAATAAGTTAAAAAATCAGTTATAAAACTCAAATTACCTAAATCAATTTGGTTACCTCCATCTGCTAATTGCAATAAAGGTAAAAACATGGTTAAACCGATCGAATCTAAAATTCCGGTTAAAATACTTAATACAATTACTATAAAAATTCTTGCCTTAAGAATGCTATAAAAAAAAGTAAAGTTGGAAAAATTGGTACGTATATAATTTTTTAAAAAATTCATAGTTATGTAATAGAAAATCTAAAACGAATGCAATTATTTTTTATGAACATCTTAATTGTAAACGTAGTGATTTTATTATATTAGCAATAAAAAAATGTTAAATTTCTTTTCAAAATCTAAATATATTTCTGATTATGTTCCGACTGAATATACCGATATTCATTCGCACATTATGCATAATATTGACGATGGCGCTAAAAATCCTGAAGATAGTGCTTTGTTAATAAATACTCTATTAGAAATTGGCACAAAAAACATCATTTCAACACCACATACATCAACTCATATTTGGAATAATTCACCAGAAATTATAGTAAAGAAACGTGAAGAATTAAACAATATTATACCAGATTTACTTACAAAAAGTAATTTTAAGGTTGCCTCAGAATATTTGTTAGACGATTCTTTTCTAACCTTGCTGGAAAACAAGCAAGTACTAACCTATAAGGACAATCATATTTTGGTAGAATTTTCTTACTTTAATGTTCCATTAAACTATCAAA
This genomic window from Flavobacterium agricola contains:
- a CDS encoding acetyltransferase encodes the protein MLIVGAKGFAKEVLEVCHQNNDLHNLVFYDDVNKDVGNILFNRFPVLKNLSEAENYFKTIDTRFTIGIGNPNLRNELAIKFKKIGGTFSTIVANTASIGSFDVEICEGCNIMQKVVITNSVKLGIGVLVNQLTSIGHDVIIGDFVEVCPSVSISGNCVVGSNSFIGTSAVVLPNIKIGKNVTIGAGAVVTKDIPDNCVAIGIPAKILIK
- a CDS encoding tyrosine-protein phosphatase, translated to MLNFFSKSKYISDYVPTEYTDIHSHIMHNIDDGAKNPEDSALLINTLLEIGTKNIISTPHTSTHIWNNSPEIIVKKREELNNIIPDLLTKSNFKVASEYLLDDSFLTLLENKQVLTYKDNHILVEFSYFNVPLNYQNIFFEIQLNGYQPILAHPERYSYFNNHPEVFEAIRKSGVKLQLNLLSLVGYYGPDVMKMADELLKRNLYDFTGSDLHHKMHCKALHDKIKLKHHSGLSSVMANNYYLLK
- the wecB gene encoding non-hydrolyzing UDP-N-acetylglucosamine 2-epimerase; the encoded protein is MILDIIAGARPNFIKIAAVIHAINERNKKGYIIKYRLIHTGQHYDKNMSENFFTQLNIPKPQINLNAGGGTQAEQTGAIMLGYEKLLSTTFVPNICIVVGDVTSTMACAIVAKKALCKVAHIEAGIRSNDLSMPEEINRLVTDSITDYFFTTTLTASNNLNVQGVAAKNIFFVGNTMIDTLMNFRNKLSKPKFWNELKLEKKKFLLLTIHRPNNVDDKMRIKQYLQVILDNSKDYKIVFPVHPRTKQIIHTLNIESNRLFFVEPQGYLQFNYLAQHAFAVITDSGGVTEETTYMGVPCLTLRDNTERPETITIGTNELIGTTPESLMPYLQKLFDGQWKKGAIPEKWDGKAGERIVSKLLEINKNEKYFSCL
- a CDS encoding DegT/DnrJ/EryC1/StrS family aminotransferase, with the protein product MIPVTKPFLPPQEEFQKYLNGIWQRQWLTNMGPLASQLEMELKDYLKVKHLLFVTNGTIAIQMALKALDIAGEVITTPFSFVATTSTIVWEGCTPVFVDIDPKSLNIDASKIEAAITPKTQAILATHVYGNPCDVEAIAIIAKKHNLKVIYDGAHAFGVEVNGKSVFEYGDVSTCSLHATKLFHSTEGGLIITKDANLLAKLAKIRNFGIAGFESFSQLGINGKNSEFHAAMGLANLKYIKQIVEKRLMLTACYEQNLTSFKARRPLWHKASQNNGAYFALVLESESLLLKVKQALDTSEIFTRRYFYPSLASSLPYVDSVVMPETDAIAKRVLCLPLFYELTEEEVKMICRLLLRIQNN
- a CDS encoding ABC transporter ATP-binding protein, which gives rise to MNFLKNYIRTNFSNFTFFYSILKARIFIVIVLSILTGILDSIGLTMFLPLLQLADGGNQIDLGNLSFITDFLTYCNIKLTISKALVFLLLVFLVKGFVVYKTNVYKLLSQHLLAEKIRLKIVEQFSTFQYKQFVKTDIGKIQNIFLSEIARLTATFSNYISMIQGIIMITIYLIFSFMVDWQFALLVCLGGVFSDFVFKRINKLTKEKSKDISSINNRFANALIQYVNNFKYLKATGKIQDYKERVKNAIADMHQVNIAMGVLNAKVSSFREPLLIGIVVCVILLQIRLFSASISDILISLLFFYRALTSIVTVQNNYNNAIANQGAIDNIQSFFKELDSASEAISNNLFHGFNTAIQLKNIFFNYDDVNVLQNVTIEIPKNQSIALVGESGSGKTTLVNILTQLLPCEQGEFTIDGVDIRDYNAFTYQKYIGYISQESTIFNDTIYNNVTFWAPKTPENIKNFKDALKRAAIFDFVWSLKKKEETLLGNNGINLSGGQRQRISIARELFKDVQILIFDEATSALDSETEQEIQKSIDELKGQLTLVSIAHRLATIKNADVIYVLDKGQVVEYGSFDDLAKSSVRFKKMVELQEI
- a CDS encoding glycosyltransferase family 2 protein, giving the protein MNSQPLVSIIIPTYNREDLILETLESVRRQTYENWECIIVDDGSTDDTMDIVLNYIKKDSRFQVHKRPDFHKPGGNGARNYGFLLSKGEYINFLDSDDLISANKISEQILNLGQDDNTIAICRWKKFVTDVNEDDVIRDYTFYRDYEDSNLIFEDFGVSKSFLVAHCYLVSRAILIKSGLWNEFLNVNQDGEFFTRVILNSKKISFCENTIVYYRATPNSKSKGNSEYKVLHRIISWKLIENYIELAGLHNSSYLNYGKEVLFHSINKKYKNILYSNSSFFYKQIKERQVNRFRAGFIKQTIINSLFNIKNRSK